Proteins encoded within one genomic window of Triticum aestivum cultivar Chinese Spring chromosome 2D, IWGSC CS RefSeq v2.1, whole genome shotgun sequence:
- the LOC123054513 gene encoding uncharacterized protein isoform X1, whose amino-acid sequence MGDFTLVTTRGFYRCSGTSASVRSRPRGAYACHGGYPRFGMAPARSSPQRSPASPEGCLQKIGRGTDVEIFGLKIANYRMHRAFNFECFASSGGGFGTDFTNKKRIKSRKRAKDVVQDPSKVASADSKNQEQWAPELGIGRENKSGKTVMDKKFLEKVEAVRRSALDKKKVEETKNYQAIDYDAPIESDKSTLGFGTRVGIGIAVVVFGLVFTFGDFLPSGSVSPSNESTVVNKQLSEEERTNYKRALEGYEETLTKSPNDPTALEGAAVSLVELGEYQKASDLLEKLVKVIPDKAEAYRLLGEVKFELKDYDGSSSSYRNSLSSSDSIDFDVLRGLTNSLVAAKKPDQAVEVILSCRRKLSEKRQTRQPDLEAANENGAQESRDIDPIQVDLLLGKAYSDWGHISDAVTVYDNLIAEHPEDFRGYLAKGAILKQNGKAGDAERMFIQAKFFAPEAAKALVDIYAQR is encoded by the exons ATGGGCGATTTTACCTTGGTCACGACTAGGGGATTTTATAGGTGCTCGGGCACCTCGGCGTCCGTGAGGTCGAGGCCGCGTGGCGCGTACGCCTGCCATGGGGGCTATCCTCGATTCGGCATGGCTCCAGCTCGCTCTTCGCCCCAAAGAAGCCCGGCGTCACCGGAG GGATGCCTGCAAAAAATTGGACGAGGTACTGACGTGGAAATATTTGGTTTAAAGATTGCCAACTACAGAATGCACAGGGCATTCAATTTTGAGTGTTTTGCTTCCAGCGGGGGTGGATTTGGGACTGATTTTACAAATAAGAAAAGA ATTAAAAGCAGGAAGAGGGCAAAGGATGTTGTGCAGGACCCAAG CAAGGTAGCATCTGCAGACTCAAAGAACCAGGAACAGT GGGCACCAGAGTTAGGAATTGGAAGAGAAAACAAATCTGGTAAAACGGTCATGGATAAGAAATTTCTGGAAAAAGTTGAAGCCGTTCGAAG GTCTGCACTTGATAAAAAGAAAGTTGAAGAGACCAAAAATTATCAAGCTATTGATTATGATGCTCCAATTGAATCAGATAAGAGCACACTTGGCTTTGGTACAAGG GTTGGAATTGGCATAGCTGTTGTGGTTTTTGGACTAGTCTTCACTTTTGGGGATTTCCTCCCTTCTGGAAG TGTTAGCCCTAGCAATGAAAGCACTGTGGTTAACAAACAGCTTTCAGAGGAGGAAAGAACAAACTAtaag AGGGCACTTGAAGGGTACGAAGAAACACTGACGAAGTCGCCTAACGATCCTACCGCTCTTGAG GGTGCAGCAGTATCGTTGGTTGAACTAGGTGAATATCAGAAGGCCTCAGATCTACTTGAGAAGCTAGTTAAG GTAATCCCCGACAAAGCAGAAGCATACCGCTTGTTAGGTGAAGTAAAGTTTGAGCTCAAGGATTATGATGGGAGTTCTTCATCATACAGGAACTCTCTATCT TCATCTGACAGCATTGATTTTGACGTTCTCCGTGGGCTGACAAATTCATTAGTTGCTGCTAAGAAGCCCGATCAG GCAGTCGAAGTAATTCTATCTTGCCGTCGCAAGTTGAGTGAAAAGCGTCAAACCAGGCAACCTGATTTGGAGGCTGCAAATGAGAATGGTGCTCAGGAGTCTCGAGATATTGATCCTATCCAA GTTGACCTGCTTCTCGGAAAGGCCTATTCTGATTGGGGCCATATCAGTGATGCTGTTACTGTTTATGATAACTTAATCGCTGAACATCCTGAAGACTTCCGTGGTTATTTGGCGAAG GGAGCTATACTGAAGCAAAATGGTAAGGCAGGTGATGCAGAAAGAATGTTTATTCAG GCCAAATTCTTCGCCCCAGAGGCAGCAAAGGCACTTGTTGATATTTATGCACAGAGATAG
- the LOC123054513 gene encoding uncharacterized protein isoform X2, which yields MHRAFNFECFASSGGGFGTDFTNKKRIKSRKRAKDVVQDPSKVASADSKNQEQWAPELGIGRENKSGKTVMDKKFLEKVEAVRRSALDKKKVEETKNYQAIDYDAPIESDKSTLGFGTRVGIGIAVVVFGLVFTFGDFLPSGSVSPSNESTVVNKQLSEEERTNYKRALEGYEETLTKSPNDPTALEGAAVSLVELGEYQKASDLLEKLVKVIPDKAEAYRLLGEVKFELKDYDGSSSSYRNSLSSSDSIDFDVLRGLTNSLVAAKKPDQAVEVILSCRRKLSEKRQTRQPDLEAANENGAQESRDIDPIQVDLLLGKAYSDWGHISDAVTVYDNLIAEHPEDFRGYLAKGAILKQNGKAGDAERMFIQAKFFAPEAAKALVDIYAQR from the exons ATGCACAGGGCATTCAATTTTGAGTGTTTTGCTTCCAGCGGGGGTGGATTTGGGACTGATTTTACAAATAAGAAAAGA ATTAAAAGCAGGAAGAGGGCAAAGGATGTTGTGCAGGACCCAAG CAAGGTAGCATCTGCAGACTCAAAGAACCAGGAACAGT GGGCACCAGAGTTAGGAATTGGAAGAGAAAACAAATCTGGTAAAACGGTCATGGATAAGAAATTTCTGGAAAAAGTTGAAGCCGTTCGAAG GTCTGCACTTGATAAAAAGAAAGTTGAAGAGACCAAAAATTATCAAGCTATTGATTATGATGCTCCAATTGAATCAGATAAGAGCACACTTGGCTTTGGTACAAGG GTTGGAATTGGCATAGCTGTTGTGGTTTTTGGACTAGTCTTCACTTTTGGGGATTTCCTCCCTTCTGGAAG TGTTAGCCCTAGCAATGAAAGCACTGTGGTTAACAAACAGCTTTCAGAGGAGGAAAGAACAAACTAtaag AGGGCACTTGAAGGGTACGAAGAAACACTGACGAAGTCGCCTAACGATCCTACCGCTCTTGAG GGTGCAGCAGTATCGTTGGTTGAACTAGGTGAATATCAGAAGGCCTCAGATCTACTTGAGAAGCTAGTTAAG GTAATCCCCGACAAAGCAGAAGCATACCGCTTGTTAGGTGAAGTAAAGTTTGAGCTCAAGGATTATGATGGGAGTTCTTCATCATACAGGAACTCTCTATCT TCATCTGACAGCATTGATTTTGACGTTCTCCGTGGGCTGACAAATTCATTAGTTGCTGCTAAGAAGCCCGATCAG GCAGTCGAAGTAATTCTATCTTGCCGTCGCAAGTTGAGTGAAAAGCGTCAAACCAGGCAACCTGATTTGGAGGCTGCAAATGAGAATGGTGCTCAGGAGTCTCGAGATATTGATCCTATCCAA GTTGACCTGCTTCTCGGAAAGGCCTATTCTGATTGGGGCCATATCAGTGATGCTGTTACTGTTTATGATAACTTAATCGCTGAACATCCTGAAGACTTCCGTGGTTATTTGGCGAAG GGAGCTATACTGAAGCAAAATGGTAAGGCAGGTGATGCAGAAAGAATGTTTATTCAG GCCAAATTCTTCGCCCCAGAGGCAGCAAAGGCACTTGTTGATATTTATGCACAGAGATAG